A part of Kitasatospora acidiphila genomic DNA contains:
- a CDS encoding ABC transporter ATP-binding protein has product MADTTLTTDREERDAKAIAAAKETRVPTVVVDDVHIVYKVHGASAGKGSATSALSRLISRKRSPAITEVHAVRGVTFTAYKGEAIGLIGSNGSGKSTMLSAIAGLLPTAKGAIYTHGQPSLLGVNAALMDDLTGERNVVLGCLAMGMSPAQVKERYQDIVDFSGINEKGQFINLPMRTYSSGMAARLRFSIAAAKTHDVLLIDEALSTGDQAFQRRSEARIRELRKEAGTVFLVSHNNNAIRDTCERTIWIETGELIMDGPTDEVVGMYERGERP; this is encoded by the coding sequence GTGGCTGACACCACCCTGACCACCGACCGCGAGGAGCGCGACGCCAAGGCGATCGCGGCCGCCAAGGAGACCCGCGTCCCGACCGTCGTCGTGGACGACGTGCACATCGTCTACAAGGTGCACGGCGCCTCGGCCGGCAAGGGCAGCGCCACCTCCGCGCTCTCCCGCCTGATCAGCCGCAAGCGCTCGCCCGCCATCACCGAGGTGCACGCCGTCCGCGGTGTCACCTTCACCGCCTACAAGGGTGAGGCGATCGGTCTGATCGGCTCCAACGGCTCCGGCAAGTCGACCATGCTGTCGGCGATCGCCGGCCTGCTGCCGACCGCCAAGGGCGCGATCTACACCCACGGCCAGCCGTCGCTGCTGGGCGTGAACGCGGCGCTGATGGACGACCTGACCGGTGAGCGCAACGTGGTGCTCGGCTGCCTGGCGATGGGCATGAGCCCGGCGCAGGTGAAGGAGCGCTACCAGGACATCGTGGACTTCTCGGGCATCAACGAGAAGGGCCAGTTCATCAACCTGCCGATGCGCACCTACTCGTCGGGCATGGCGGCCCGCCTGCGGTTCTCGATCGCGGCGGCCAAGACCCACGACGTGCTGCTGATCGACGAGGCGCTGTCCACCGGTGACCAGGCGTTCCAGCGGCGCAGTGAGGCCCGGATCCGCGAGCTGCGCAAGGAGGCCGGTACGGTCTTCCTGGTCAGCCACAACAACAATGCGATCCGGGACACCTGCGAGCGGACCATCTGGATCGAGACCGGCGAGCTGATCATGGACGGCCCCACCGACGAGGTGGTCGGCATGTACGAGCGCGGCGAGCGCCCGTAG
- the hpnC gene encoding squalene synthase HpnC, with amino-acid sequence MTVSAQASARAQDAAVGGTLDKAARENFPVAPGFLPAAWRHDLMAVYGFARLVDDAGDGDLADPAQTARLLGAATPSEQSDDTTFRLGLLDAIERDLDRAFEAALPGAAGEPVRHPLMQALVPMIRNHDVTPEPFRKLIEANRVDQTTTRYPTFDSLIGYCTLSADPVGRLVLALAGVATPERIALSDRICSALQVIEHLQDVAEDYARGRIYLPTEDLERFGVAEADLGRSTASGSIRELVAFEAARARTLLDQGAPLVGTVRGRLRLLLAGFTAGGYAALAAIEAAGHDVLAQQPEPDKRRLAMKAAAIFAKGR; translated from the coding sequence GTGACGGTTTCGGCTCAGGCCTCGGCGCGGGCGCAGGACGCCGCGGTGGGGGGCACGCTCGACAAGGCGGCGCGGGAGAACTTCCCGGTGGCTCCCGGCTTCCTGCCCGCGGCCTGGCGGCACGATCTGATGGCGGTGTACGGCTTCGCGCGACTGGTGGACGACGCCGGCGACGGCGATCTGGCCGACCCCGCCCAGACGGCCCGGCTGCTGGGCGCAGCCACCCCTTCGGAGCAGTCGGACGATACGACTTTCAGACTCGGCCTGCTGGACGCCATCGAACGTGATCTTGACCGCGCGTTCGAGGCCGCCCTGCCCGGCGCCGCCGGCGAGCCGGTGCGCCACCCCCTGATGCAGGCCCTGGTCCCGATGATCCGCAACCACGACGTGACCCCGGAGCCGTTCCGCAAGCTGATCGAGGCCAACCGGGTGGACCAGACCACCACCCGCTATCCGACCTTCGACAGTCTGATCGGCTACTGCACGTTGTCGGCCGATCCGGTAGGGCGCCTGGTGCTCGCTCTGGCGGGCGTCGCGACCCCCGAGCGGATCGCTCTGTCGGACCGGATCTGCAGCGCACTCCAGGTGATTGAGCATCTACAGGACGTTGCCGAGGACTACGCCCGAGGGCGGATCTACCTGCCCACGGAGGATCTGGAGCGGTTCGGGGTGGCCGAGGCCGACCTCGGGCGTTCCACTGCGAGTGGCAGTATTCGGGAGCTGGTCGCGTTCGAGGCCGCCCGGGCTCGGACCCTGCTCGACCAGGGGGCACCGCTGGTGGGTACCGTTCGTGGCAGGCTCCGGCTGCTGCTGGCGGGTTTCACCGCCGGCGGGTACGCCGCGCTGGCGGCCATCGAGGCCGCCGGGCACGACGTCCTGGCACAGCAGCCCGAGCCCGACAAGCGCCGCCTCGCGATGAAGGCGGCGGCCATCTTCGCGAAGGGAAGGTGA
- the hpnD gene encoding presqualene diphosphate synthase HpnD, producing MAAYRYCEAVTALQARNFSYGIRLLPEPKRLAMSALYALARRVDDIGDGELAADRKKEQLLATRALLDEIRAGSVTEEDTDPIKVALADAARRFPIPLDAFDELIDGVEMDLRGEEYQTFEDLKVYCRCVAGSIGRLSLGVYGCEDPKRGAEYADTLGLALQLTNILRDLREDAGNGRTYLPAEDLARFGCEQGFAQSTPPAGADFTGLIAFEAARAQGYFEEGLRLLPMLDRRSRACTAAMAGIYHRLLGRIAAEPESVLRGRVSLPGWEKAYVALSGLAGGRS from the coding sequence ATGGCGGCGTACCGCTACTGCGAGGCGGTCACCGCCCTGCAGGCCCGCAACTTCAGCTACGGGATCCGGTTGCTCCCGGAGCCCAAGCGGCTTGCCATGTCCGCGCTCTACGCGCTCGCCCGCCGGGTCGACGACATCGGCGACGGCGAGCTGGCGGCCGACCGCAAGAAGGAGCAGCTGCTGGCCACCCGGGCACTGCTGGACGAGATCCGGGCCGGCAGCGTCACCGAGGAGGACACCGACCCGATCAAGGTGGCGCTGGCCGACGCGGCACGGCGCTTCCCGATCCCGCTGGACGCCTTCGACGAGCTGATCGACGGCGTCGAGATGGACCTGCGCGGCGAGGAGTACCAGACCTTCGAGGACCTCAAGGTCTACTGCCGCTGCGTGGCCGGTTCGATCGGCCGGCTGTCGCTGGGCGTCTACGGCTGCGAGGACCCCAAGCGCGGCGCCGAGTACGCGGACACCCTGGGCCTGGCCCTGCAGCTCACCAACATCCTGCGCGACCTGCGGGAGGACGCCGGCAACGGCCGCACCTACCTGCCTGCCGAGGACCTGGCCAGGTTCGGCTGCGAGCAGGGCTTCGCCCAGTCCACCCCGCCGGCCGGCGCCGACTTCACCGGCCTGATCGCGTTCGAGGCGGCGCGGGCCCAGGGGTACTTCGAGGAGGGCCTGCGGCTGCTGCCGATGCTGGACCGCCGCAGCCGGGCCTGTACCGCCGCGATGGCGGGGATCTATCACCGGCTGCTAGGACGGATCGCGGCCGAACCGGAGTCGGTCCTGCGCGGCCGGGTCTCACTGCCGGGCTGGGAGAAGGCCTATGTAGCACTCTCCGGGCTGGCCGGAGGCCGTTCGTGA
- the hpnE gene encoding hydroxysqualene dehydroxylase HpnE yields MTGETGNGGTAVVVGGGLAGITAALRLAEADVKVTLLEARPRLGGLAFSFRRGELTVDNGQHVFLRCCTAYRGLIARLGAMGQMEIQPRLEVPVLSVRESGYRLGRLSRTQLPVPLHLAASLAGYPHLAPADRLRVVRGALALQRLDLADPALDAVSFGAWLRAHGQNDRTIAALWDLVGVATLNARADEVSLAMAAMVFKTGLLSENGASDIGIAKVPLGAVHHDVAGRELAAAEVAVRLRTKAVELKSDAEGRHTVRLENGELLSADTVVLAGAQDTASALLPADAIAGQHRLGELGYAPILNVHVVYDRPVLRRPFFAALDSPVQWVFDRTEHSGVAAVHPGAQYLALSQSAVRDEIDLPVAELRARYLPELARLLPPAKSAEVLDFFVTRERTATFDAAPGTGALRPGPATRVPGLLLAGSWTATGWPATMEGAVRSGHAAADAALAAAGRRAPVDRGDGRWPR; encoded by the coding sequence ATGACCGGGGAAACCGGGAACGGCGGCACGGCCGTGGTGGTCGGCGGCGGCCTGGCCGGGATCACCGCCGCGCTGCGACTGGCCGAGGCGGACGTCAAGGTCACCCTGCTGGAGGCGCGACCGCGGCTCGGTGGGCTGGCCTTCTCGTTCCGCCGCGGCGAGCTGACCGTGGACAACGGCCAGCACGTGTTCCTGCGCTGCTGCACGGCCTACCGCGGCCTGATCGCGCGGCTCGGCGCGATGGGCCAGATGGAGATCCAGCCGCGGCTGGAGGTCCCGGTGCTGTCGGTGCGGGAGTCCGGCTACCGGCTCGGCCGGCTCAGCCGCACACAGCTGCCGGTGCCGCTGCACCTGGCCGCCAGCCTGGCCGGCTATCCGCACCTGGCCCCCGCCGACCGCCTGCGGGTGGTGCGCGGGGCGCTGGCGCTGCAGCGCCTCGACCTGGCCGACCCGGCGCTGGACGCCGTCTCGTTCGGCGCCTGGCTGCGCGCCCACGGGCAGAACGACCGGACCATCGCCGCGCTGTGGGACCTGGTCGGGGTGGCCACCCTGAACGCCAGGGCCGACGAGGTCTCACTGGCCATGGCCGCGATGGTCTTCAAGACCGGTCTGCTCTCCGAGAACGGCGCCAGTGACATCGGCATCGCCAAGGTGCCGCTGGGCGCCGTGCACCATGACGTGGCCGGGCGTGAGCTGGCCGCCGCCGAGGTGGCGGTCCGGCTGCGGACCAAGGCGGTGGAGCTCAAGTCGGACGCCGAGGGCCGGCACACCGTGCGGCTGGAGAACGGCGAGCTGCTGAGCGCCGACACCGTGGTGCTGGCCGGCGCCCAGGACACCGCGTCGGCGCTGCTGCCGGCGGACGCCATCGCCGGACAGCACCGGCTCGGCGAGCTCGGCTACGCGCCGATCCTCAACGTCCACGTGGTCTACGACCGCCCGGTGCTGCGCCGCCCGTTCTTCGCGGCGCTCGACTCGCCGGTGCAGTGGGTCTTCGACCGCACCGAGCACTCGGGCGTGGCGGCCGTCCACCCCGGTGCCCAGTACCTCGCGCTCTCCCAGTCGGCCGTCCGGGACGAGATCGACCTCCCGGTCGCCGAGCTGCGGGCCCGCTACCTGCCCGAGCTGGCCCGGCTGCTGCCGCCGGCCAAGAGCGCCGAGGTGCTCGACTTCTTCGTCACCCGGGAGCGGACCGCCACCTTCGACGCGGCCCCCGGCACCGGGGCGCTGCGCCCCGGCCCGGCGACCCGGGTGCCCGGACTGCTGCTGGCCGGCTCGTGGACCGCCACCGGCTGGCCCGCGACGATGGAGGGCGCCGTGCGCAGCGGCCACGCCGCCGCCGACGCCGCGCTGGCCGCCGCGGGCCGCCGGGCCCCGGTGGACCGCGGTGACGGGCGGTGGCCGCGATGA